In Hermetia illucens chromosome 5, iHerIll2.2.curated.20191125, whole genome shotgun sequence, a single window of DNA contains:
- the LOC119657459 gene encoding TATA-binding protein-associated factor 2N-like isoform X2: MKVFVCLLSIVAVASAGHLHGGGGLGGLGGGYGGGYGGHGGYGGSYGGGYGGHGGYGGGLGGLGGGHAKVISVVSTGHGHGGYGGSLGGYGGSLGGYGGGLGGHGVSLGGYGGSLGGHGGSLGGYGGSFGGHGGSLGGYGGSLGGHGGYGGGLGGYGGGYGGYASGHGSKWWKK; this comes from the exons ATGAAAGTATTCGTTTGCTTGTTGTCTATTGTCGCTGTTGCCTCAGCAGGACATCTTCATGGAGGTGGCGGTCTTGGAGGTTTAGGTGGTGGTTATGGAGGAGGAtatggaggacatggaggatatggTGGCAGTTATGGGGGCGGATATGGAGGACATGGTGGATACGGTGGCGGATTAGGTGGACTTGGCG GTGGACATGCCAAAGTTATCAGTGTAGTATCAACAGGACATGGTCATGGTGGATATGGAGGTAGCTTGGGCGGATACGGAGGTAGCTTAGGAGGATATGGCGGTGGTCTTGGAGGACATGGAGTAAGCTTGGGAGGATATGGCGGTAGCTTAGGAGGACACGGAGGAAGTTTGGGAGGATATGGCGGTAGCTTCGGAGGACACGGTGGAAGTTTGGGAGGATATGGAGGAAGCTTAGGAGGTCATGGTGGATATGGCGGTGGTTTGGGAGGATATGGAGGTGGATATGGTGGCTACGCTTCTGGACACGGTTCAAAATGGTGGAAAAAATAA
- the LOC119657459 gene encoding glycine-rich cell wall structural protein-like isoform X1 — protein MKVFVCLLSIVAVASAGHLHGGGGLGGLGGGYGGGYGGHGGYGGSYGGGYGGHGGYGGGLGGLGGGFGGGHGGYGGHGLSLGGYGGHGGYGGGGYGGGYGGGYGGGHAKVISVVSTGHGHGGYGGSLGGYGGSLGGYGGGLGGHGVSLGGYGGSLGGHGGSLGGYGGSFGGHGGSLGGYGGSLGGHGGYGGGLGGYGGGYGGYASGHGSKWWKK, from the coding sequence ATGAAAGTATTCGTTTGCTTGTTGTCTATTGTCGCTGTTGCCTCAGCAGGACATCTTCATGGAGGTGGCGGTCTTGGAGGTTTAGGTGGTGGTTATGGAGGAGGAtatggaggacatggaggatatggTGGCAGTTATGGGGGCGGATATGGAGGACATGGTGGATACGGTGGCGGATTAGGTGGACTTGGCGGTGGATTTGGaggaggacatggaggatacGGAGGACATGGATTATCGCTTGGAGGCtatggaggacatggaggatatggTGGCGGTGGATACGGAGGTGGCTACGGAGGTGGATACGGAGGTGGACATGCCAAAGTTATCAGTGTAGTATCAACAGGACATGGTCATGGTGGATATGGAGGTAGCTTGGGCGGATACGGAGGTAGCTTAGGAGGATATGGCGGTGGTCTTGGAGGACATGGAGTAAGCTTGGGAGGATATGGCGGTAGCTTAGGAGGACACGGAGGAAGTTTGGGAGGATATGGCGGTAGCTTCGGAGGACACGGTGGAAGTTTGGGAGGATATGGAGGAAGCTTAGGAGGTCATGGTGGATATGGCGGTGGTTTGGGAGGATATGGAGGTGGATATGGTGGCTACGCTTCTGGACACGGTTCAAAATGGTGGAAAAAATAA
- the LOC119658029 gene encoding 28S ribosomal protein S29, mitochondrial has product MLVRCLRGVSRRACAQYSTVAEPIQKLDDFRTNEATVANHGLQHLGKYYRIEPEVKKQLFTYGGLPKSFEKQIKTFGETCLMVREPAVEVMHYIKSTDLSRPTVRYVLYGVDGAGKSLTMAHLLHFGLEQGFVLVHVPWVANWFKRPKETASSGSKEGFTDLPFDAASWLVHFKNQNASILPKLDLKVSKDYVWSIRETTPAGSTLLELIEHGIARVKFASDTVEALLHELKQHSTAGRCKTMVAIDGYNALFYPQTRILAENKVVVTPDKITLTKPFLDITKYDWTNGVCILSVDRIALNEERWESELPQYQLGKEGFEHVDPFVPIKVDNYNNKEFHSCINYYLNRRWIQNSAPGFDDELKYLSASNPFKLMNICAPL; this is encoded by the coding sequence ATGCTAGTCCGATGTCTTCGAGGGGTCTCCAGGCGAGCGTGTGCTCAATATTCTACAGTGGCAGAGCCAATCCAAAAATTGGACGATTTCCGCACAAATGAAGCGACGGTAGCAAATCATGGCTTGCAGCACTTAGGAAAATACTACCGGATAGAGCCCGAAGTGAAAAAGCAACTATTCACCTATGGAGGATTGCCTAAATCGtttgaaaaacaaatcaaaacatTCGGCGAAACTTGCCTTATGGTGCGCGAGCCGGCAGTGGAGGTCATGCATTACATCAAAAGCACCGATTTGAGTCGACCCACCGTTCGATATGTGCTCTATGGAGTAGATGGTGCAGGGAAATCCCTCACAATGGCGCACTTGCTTCATTTTGGCCTTGAGCAAGGCTTTGTGCTAGTGCATGTTCCGTGGGTGGCAAACTGGTTCAAGAGACCGAAGGAAACTGCCAGCTCTGGGTCGAAAGAAGGATTTACAGATCTCCCATTTGACGCTGCCTCTTGGCTCGTTCACTTCAAAAACCAAAACGCATCTATCCTCCCTAAGCTGGATCTTAAAGTCAGCAAGGACTACGTGTGGAGTATACGTGAGACGACCCCGGCAGGTTCGACCCTTCTTGAATTGATCGAACATGGAATTGCAAGGGTCAAGTTCGCCTCTGATACTGTAGAAGCTCTTCTACATGAACTGAAGCAACATTCGACAGCAGGACGCTGCAAAACAATGGTTGCCATTGACGGTTACAATGCTTTGTTCTACCCCCAAACGCGCATCTTAGCTGAAAATAAAGTAGTTGTCACTCCTGACAAAATTACCCTGACGAAACCTTTTCTAGACATCACAAAGTACGATTGGACGAATGGTGTTTGCATTTTGAGCGTTGATAGAATCGCGTTGAACGAGGAGAGGTGGGAGTCCGAGTTACCTCAATATCAGTTGGGAAAGGAGGGATTTGAACATGTGGATCCTTTCGTACCCATTAAAGTCGACAATTATAACAATAAGGAGTTTCACAGTTGTATCAACTATTACTTGAACCGGAGATGGATCCAGAATAGCGCGCCGGGTTTCGATGATGAGCTGAAGTACTTGAGCGCGAGCAACCCTTTCAAGTTAATGAATATTTGCGCGCCACTGTAA